From the Alkalibacter rhizosphaerae genome, one window contains:
- the rpsG gene encoding 30S ribosomal protein S7, protein MPRKGPVPKREVLPDPLYNSILVTKLVNNIMLDGKKGVAQRIVYGAFDTVAEKTGRDALEVFEEALNNIMPVLEVKARRVGGATYQVPIEIRPDRRQALGLRWLVRYTRARNEKTMQARLSAELLDAVNNAGASVKKKEDTHKMAEANKAFAHYRW, encoded by the coding sequence GTGCCTAGAAAAGGACCTGTTCCAAAGAGAGAAGTATTGCCGGATCCGCTGTACAACAGCATCCTGGTAACAAAATTGGTAAACAACATCATGTTGGATGGAAAAAAAGGCGTTGCACAACGAATTGTGTACGGAGCCTTTGATACCGTAGCAGAAAAAACCGGAAGAGACGCATTGGAAGTGTTTGAAGAAGCACTCAACAACATCATGCCGGTATTGGAAGTAAAAGCAAGAAGAGTCGGTGGAGCAACATACCAGGTGCCCATCGAGATCCGACCGGATCGAAGACAAGCTCTTGGTTTGCGTTGGTTGGTTCGATACACTCGAGCAAGAAACGAAAAAACCATGCAAGCAAGATTGTCTGCAGAGTTGCTGGATGCAGTCAACAATGCCGGAGCATCTGTGAAGAAAAAAGAAGATACTCATAAAATGGCCGAAGCCAACAAGGCGTTCGCTCATTACAGATGGTAA
- a CDS encoding ribosomal L7Ae/L30e/S12e/Gadd45 family protein, whose amino-acid sequence MLEDLKASQVLVGTRQTMKAVRADQAERVYLALDADAPIKKEVEMLCENHGVEITFVNSMSELGTACGIERKTAAAVLLKE is encoded by the coding sequence ATGCTGGAAGATTTAAAGGCAAGCCAAGTTCTTGTCGGGACGAGACAGACGATGAAAGCTGTTCGGGCAGATCAGGCGGAAAGAGTGTATTTGGCTCTGGATGCGGATGCTCCCATAAAAAAAGAAGTTGAAATGCTCTGTGAAAATCATGGAGTGGAGATCACATTTGTAAATAGTATGAGTGAATTGGGTACGGCCTGTGGCATTGAGCGAAAAACTGCGGCTGCAGTGTTGTTGAAAGAATAA
- the rpsL gene encoding 30S ribosomal protein S12, giving the protein MPTISQLVKNGRAKVEYKSDSPALKNNPQKRGVCTAVRTTTPKKPNSALRKIARVRLTNGTEVTAYIPGIGHNLQEHSVVLIKGGRVKDLPGVRYKIIRGALDTAGVQNRQQSRSKYGAKKAAKK; this is encoded by the coding sequence ATGCCAACGATTAGTCAGCTTGTCAAGAATGGAAGAGCCAAGGTGGAATACAAATCCGACTCTCCCGCACTGAAGAACAACCCTCAAAAGAGAGGTGTTTGTACTGCTGTAAGAACCACAACTCCGAAGAAGCCGAACTCTGCCCTTCGTAAGATCGCCAGAGTACGTTTGACCAATGGAACAGAGGTTACTGCATACATTCCAGGTATTGGACATAACCTGCAGGAACACAGCGTCGTATTGATCAAAGGCGGAAGAGTCAAAGACCTTCCCGGTGTACGTTACAAAATTATTCGAGGAGCATTGGATACAGCTGGAGTGCAAAACAGACAACAGTCTCGATCGAAGTATGGTGCAAAAAAAGCTGCTAAGAAATAA